The Aliidongia dinghuensis genome contains the following window.
CACGACCAGCGCGATGTCGATCGCCGCGACGAGGTAATACATCTGGCCGGGCGTGTCGAAGCTGTAGCTGCCGATCGCGAAGGACGGGATGCCGACCAGGCCGGACGGGCCGCCAGTGTAATCAACCAAGCCCACGGTGAAGGCGTCGACCAGCAGGCCGAACGACAAGGTCGCGAGCGCCAGATAGAGGCCGCGCAGCCGCATGGTCACGAGTGCCAGCCCAACCGCAATCGCGACGGCCGCGGCGATGCCGGCCAGCATCGCGAGCAGCGGCGGGATGCCGTCATATTGCGTGACGAGATAGCCGCTCACGTAGCCGCCGACCGCCATGAAGCCCGCCTGGCCGAGATTGACCTGGCCGGCATAGCCCATGACCAGGTCGAGGCCGATAAGCGCGATGAACAGGATGCCGGCGATCACCAGCCCCGAGAGCATGGCGGGTGCCGTGATGAGATATGGCAGCGCCAGGACCAGCAGCGCCACGGCGATGCCGCCGATCCGGGCATAGCCGGGCGCCAGGCTAATGATGTGGCTCGTGATCCGGGCCGTGTCCCGCACATCCTGCCGTCGCTGCACGCTGGTCTTGACCAGGCCGCTCGGCTTCAGCACCAGCACGACCAACAAGAGGGCGAGCGCGATGGCACTGCTGAACAGCGAGGAAACATAGGCCGTGGTCAGTTGCTGCAGGATGCCCAGCAGCAGCCCGCCGGCGACAGCGCCCGGGAACGAGCCGATGCCGCCGATCGCAACCGCGATGAAGCCGTAGAAGGTCAGCAAGCGACCGGAATCGAACTCGAGCGAGGTCGTCGGCGCCACCACGACGCCGGCGACGGCGCCGATGGCGCTGGCCAACCCGAAGCTCAGGATCGCCATGCGCTTGACGTCGATGCCCATGAGCCGCGCCGCCATCGGGTTCTCGGCACAGGCGCGGAGTGCCTGGCCGATCACGGTGCGCGCGAGCAGATACCAGAGGGCTGCGATGACGACGACCGTCGTACCGAGGATCCACAGGCCCTGCGGCGGGATCAGCAGGCCGGCGAATGAGAGCGGGCGATCGCCGGAAAACGACGCGAGGGCGTAGGGCTGACTGCCCCAGATCAGCAGGAACAGGCCTTCGGCGAGCGTCAGCAGCCCCGCCGTCAGCATGAGCATGTTGGCATTGGAGAGGCGCGAGAGGCCAGGCACGAACGTGACGGTCCCCAGCCCCGTGCCGAGCAGCGTCGCCGCGACCATCGCCAGCGGGGCCGCCGCTGCGGCCGACAGCCCGGCTTGCGTCTCCAACGACCAAGCGAGGAGCGCTGCGAGCACGCAAGCCGCCCCTTGTGCAAGGTTGATGACGCCGGTGACCTGGTAGACGAGCGAGAAGCCGACCGCGATCAGGGCATAGGTGGCACCAACGACCAGGCCCCCGATGAGGATCTGCAGAAAATCGATCACGTAAGCTCCTCCAAGGGGGGCCCCTCCAACGGCGATGCGGCGGACGACGAGTACGGGCCTATTGGGTGAGCGGAAGCCCCTGGGGCTGGC
Protein-coding sequences here:
- a CDS encoding ABC transporter permease, with product MIDFLQILIGGLVVGATYALIAVGFSLVYQVTGVINLAQGAACVLAALLAWSLETQAGLSAAAAAPLAMVAATLLGTGLGTVTFVPGLSRLSNANMLMLTAGLLTLAEGLFLLIWGSQPYALASFSGDRPLSFAGLLIPPQGLWILGTTVVVIAALWYLLARTVIGQALRACAENPMAARLMGIDVKRMAILSFGLASAIGAVAGVVVAPTTSLEFDSGRLLTFYGFIAVAIGGIGSFPGAVAGGLLLGILQQLTTAYVSSLFSSAIALALLLVVLVLKPSGLVKTSVQRRQDVRDTARITSHIISLAPGYARIGGIAVALLVLALPYLITAPAMLSGLVIAGILFIALIGLDLVMGYAGQVNLGQAGFMAVGGYVSGYLVTQYDGIPPLLAMLAGIAAAVAIAVGLALVTMRLRGLYLALATLSFGLLVDAFTVGLVDYTGGPSGLVGIPSFAIGSYSFDTPGQMYYLVAAIDIALVVLFWGAMRTDFGRALKAIRGDQMASEALGVNVKALKLLTLSISAALAALAGALYAFFFHFLSPEMVGTQQSLSLVAMLVLGGEGTLVGPVLGSVILTMLPTVFQPLAIYKTFASGLLLVLCFLFLPQGLFGLLVRSLPARTAPPVPASQHRLSKEATR